The proteins below come from a single Sorghum bicolor cultivar BTx623 chromosome 4, Sorghum_bicolor_NCBIv3, whole genome shotgun sequence genomic window:
- the LOC8072452 gene encoding enhancer of rudimentary homolog, protein MAGRHTIILMQPSQNRASRTFMDYNSVNHALDGICGLYERKIRDINPMVPNITYDISDLYNFIDGLADISALVYDHSIQAFLPYDRQWIKQKLFQHLKKLAQR, encoded by the exons GCTGGGAGGCACACCATTATTCTGATGCAGCCATCTCAGAATAGGGCTTCTAGAACATTTATGGATTACAATTCGGTTAATCATGCATTGGATG GGATCTGTGGGCTTTATGAAAGGAAAATTAGGGATATCAACCCAATGGTCCCAAACATAACTTATGATATCAGCGACCTCTATAACTTCATTGATGGCCTAGCTGACATTAGTGCTCTGGT TTATGATCACTCGATTCAGGCATTTCTGCCATACGATCGACAGTGGATAAAGCAAAAGTTGTTTCAACACCTGAAGAAACTGGCTCAGCGGTAG
- the LOC8059671 gene encoding pentatricopeptide repeat-containing protein At5g04810, chloroplastic has translation MRALLSLSRLARRVPASLAPVSAPTTFLLRHIHADVPPPPPPPPPHDSPLFVSRILESEPSLTPNAESEPASDPILDEFLARFVAAFRPRLTAAFPNHDRDVLDEMLRLVADAVLCRLTGADRGPDAIELNDDLWAVVWEVSASVREAMRRDQVRADLRQYLHCDEVKEMTRFAVDVGIRGAMLRELRFKWAREKLDEVEFYRGLDDKRSDAEAAADPAPAPVPRLTALPKRKGEVKFTMYGLDMSDPKWAEVAERVAEAEAHFVPEEAKAVEGRAKKAEERLLLVDPRRGDPVPAIEEWKEDLRPKRVDWIALLERIKARNVELYLKVAEILLDQESFEANIRDYSKLIDLHAKANHVESAERVLGKMKEKGIAPDVITSIVLVHMYSKAGNLEQAKEAFEFIRREGFKPDLKLFSSMINCYINHGEPEEAENLIKSMRGTRVIVKPTREIYTDIVRAYAQRGMMTCAQRVLNMMTHDEIKPTEELYAICIEAYGRIGDPIQARAMFDQIRRRLGHEPGDSSIAGVVAAHIEKNQLDEALQWLLSLEKEGVELGVKTNLVLLDWLSMLQLVLEAEQLVQKIKKLGEEPIEVHVFLAGMYAKSRQEEKARRSLKILEEKKKLLKSDQFERVIRGLLDGGFSEEANKYYKMMKSCGFEPSETIEVGVKASLRIRGASRHIGRH, from the exons ATGAGAgccctcctctccctctcccgtCTTGCCCGACGGGTTCCAGCTTCTCTCGCCCCTGTAAGCGCGCCGACAACATTCCTCCTCCGGCACATCCATGCCGAcgtccctccgccgccgccgccaccgccacctcaTGACTCGCCGCTCTTCGTCTCCCGCATCCTCGAATCGGAGCCGAGCCTGACCCCGAACGCCGAGTCGGAGCCGGCATCCGATCCGATCCTCGACGAGTTTCTCGCGCGATTCGTGGCTGCCTTCCGCCCGCGACTCACGGCTGCCTTCCCCAACCATGACCGTGACGTGCTCGACGAAATGCTCCGCCTCGTCGCGGACGCCGTGCTGTGCCGCCTCACTGGGGCCGACCGGGGGCCCGATGCTATCGAGCTCAATGACGACCTCTGGGCGGTCGTATGGGAGGTCAGCGCCTCCGTGCGCGAGGCTATGCGCCGGGATCAGGTCCGCGCCGACCTCCGCCAATACCTTCACTGCGACGAGGTTAAGGAGATGACGCGGTTCGCTGTCGATGTCGGCATCCGCGGTGCCATGCTCCGGGAGCTCCGCTTCAAGTGGGCCCGCGAGAAGCTCGATGAGGTCGAGTTCTATCGAGGCCTTGATGACAAGCGCTCCGATGCTGAGGCCGCCGCTGACCCGGCGCCTGCGCCTGTGCCGAGGCTGACCGCTTTGCCGAAGAGGAAGGGAGAGGTGAAGTTCACGATGTACGGACTGGACATGTCTGACCCAAAGTGGGCTGAGGTGGCGGAGCGAGTGGCGGAGGCTGAGGCGCATTTTGTGCCTGAGGAGGCCAAGGCTGTAGAAGGGAGGGCGAAGAAGGCCGAGGAGCGGCTGCTGTTGGTTGACCCGAGGAGAGGAGATCCGGTGCCTGCCATTGAGGAGTGGAAGGAGGATCTCCGGCCAAAACGTGTTGATTGGATAGCACTGCTTGAGCGGATTAAGGCACGGAATGTCGAGTTGTACCTCAAG GTTGCTGAAATTCTGCTAGATCAAGAATCTTTTGAGGCAAACATCCGAGATTACTCAAAATTAATTGATCTTCACGCTAAAGCAAATCATGTGGAAAGCGCAGAGAGAGTACTTGGTAAAATGAAAGAGAAGGGTATTGCACCTGATGTCATCACATCCATCGTATTAGTCCACATGTATAGCAAGGCAGGCAATCTAGAGCAGGCCAAGGAGGCTTTTGAATTTATTCGAAGGGAGGGTTTTAAACCAGATCTGAAACTCTTCAGTTCAATGATTAATTGCTATATCAACCATGGAGAACCAGAAGAAGCAGAAAATCTGATAAAATCTATGAGGGGCACACGTGTCATTGTCAAACCCACTAGAGAAATCTACACAGACATTGTACGAGCATATGCTCAGCGAGGCATGATGACATGTGCACAGAGGGTTCTTAATATGATGACACATGATGAAATCAAGCCTACAGAGGAACTCTATGCAATATGTATAGAAGCATATGGACGTATTGGTGATCCTATTCAAGCCCGTGCCATGTTTGATCAAATCAGGAGGAGGCTTGGACACGAACCAGGTGACAGTTCAATTGCTGGTGTGGTGGCTGCGCACATCGAGAAGAACCAACTAGACGAGGCTTTGCAGTGGTTGCTGAGTTTAGAGAAGGAAGGAGTTGAACTTGGTGTCAAGACGAACCTCGTGTTACTGGATTGGCTGTCTATGTTGCAGCTAGTTCTGGAGGCTGAACAGCTTGTGCAGAAGATAAAGAAGCTTGGAGAAGAGCCCATAGAAGTCCATGTGTTCCTTGCCGGTATGTATGCAAAGTCTCGCCAGGAAGAGAAAGCCCGCAGGTCCCTCAAGATCttggaagagaagaagaaactaTTGAAGTCTGATCAGTTTGAGAGGGTTATAAGAGGCCTTCTTGATGGTGGGTTCTCAGAAGAGGCAAATAAATACTACAAAATGATGAAATCCTGTGGTTTTGAACCATCAGAAACAATCGAGGTCGGTGTTAAGGCTAGTCTCAGGATTAGGGGTGCTTCTCGTCACATTGGCAGGCATTGA